Genomic segment of Populus nigra chromosome 14, ddPopNigr1.1, whole genome shotgun sequence:
CACTAAGAAAAGCTAGCTATAGCTCACCACTGGAACATAGAAACCAACCTTAATAAATCAGACACAGCATGGCTTGGATATTAACCGCTCTAGCCTTGATTGCGCTCGCTTCCTTCCTCCGAGCTTGGTTTTCCAAAAGAAAGATCAAGGATTGCAAGTTACCCCCTGGTCCAATAGGGTTTCCTATATTTGGTAGCTTACATCTGTTAGGGAAGTTCCCTCACCATGACTTGCATCAACTAGCAAAGAAGTATGGCCCTATCATGTATATGCGGTTAGGCTTGGTGCCTACTGTAGTTGTCTCATCGCCTCGGGCTGCCGAATTGATTCTTAAGACCAATGACCTCGTGTTTGCTAGTAGGCCACCAAATGAGGCTGCGAAGCATTTCTCTTACGAGCAGAAGAACTTATCATTTGCTCCATATGGCTCTTATTGGCGCAACGTGCGCAAGATGTGTACCCTTGAGTTGCTTAgcaaccataaaataaattctttcatGTCCACGAGGAAAGAAGAGCTTGACCTCTTGATTGACTACATTAAAGATGCCTCTCGTGAGCGTGCTGCCGTTGATCTTAGTGCCAAGGTCTCATCTCTAAGCGCTGACATCAGTTGTAGGATGGTTTTTGGAAAGAAATACATGGAAAAGGAATTTGATGAGAAGGGGTTCAAACCAGTGATTCATGAGGGCATGCGTTTAGCAGCAAGTTTTAACTTGGGAGATTACATCCCTCCAATTGCACCACTTGACCTTCAGGGTTTTACAAAGCGCATGAAGGCCGTAGGCAAGGTTTTTgatgacttccttgagaagaTTATTGATGAGCACATTCAATTTAAGGATGAAAACAGAACCAAAGATTTTGTTGATGTCATGTTGGACTTCTTGGGATCTGAAGAAACTGAGTATCGTATTGGTCGAGACAACATCAAAGCCATAATCTTggtaaatagaattaaaataacTGTTAGTAAGCAGCACATAAATCACATTGATTATCTTTAAATCTGTATCTTTCTCTTTCAGGACATGCTTGTAGGATCATTGGACACCTCAGCCACAGCAATTGAGTGGACTCTCTCCGAGCTCATCAAGCATCCAAGAGTAATGAAGAAAGTCCAGAAAGAGCTAGAAGAGAAAATAGGCATGGATAGAATGGTGGAAGAATCAGACTTGGAGGGCTTGGAGTACTTGCACATGGTTATAAAGGAAGCTTTCAGGCTCCATCCAGTGGCACCTCTACTTATCCCTCACGAGTCAATGGAAGATTGCACTGTAGATGGCTTCCTCATCCCGCAAAAAACACGTGTAATTGTAAACGTTTGGGCTATCGGACGCGACCAAAGTGCTTGGACTGATGCAAATAAGTTTATTCCAGAGAGGTTTGCTGGGTGTAACATAGATGTTCGTGGACGCGATTTCCAGCTTCTCCCCTTTGGGTCAGGGCGCAGGGGCTGCCCTGGAATGCATTTGGGACTAACCATGGTTCGGCAAATTGTGGCACAGCTGGTGCATTGCTTTGTCTGGGAACTTCCTAACAATATGTTGCCGGAGGAATTGGACATGACTGAGGAGTTTGGTCTTGCAACCCCGAGAGCAAATCATCTGTGCGCCACTCCTACATATCGCCTTCACCTCTGATTATGACTTGAGCAACGTTTCGATTTctagttaattaatattctCTGTTGGAACTGTGATCATGTAGAGATTTTCTTTGCTGCTTCTCTACTCTAAGAATGGAATGTTTATAAGTCTTTCCCTTGGATTCATGGAATCAATTGTAGACTCATATCAGCATGCTGATGTATTTAAACCCTTTTATTATGCAATAATGAATATGATTATTCAGAGTCAATTACTGTGGTTCATCCTCCTAGAGGAATTTTATCTAATTAGCAATTATAATTGCTTTGACTGTACCTATCATTGGTATCACAAACTATATCTTACAATGgcaaccaacaaaaaaagaactaaaaatttAGAAGCTAGGCTTGGAGGACTTCAAAATAGTGAGTCGAATGGAACTCAGTCTTCATGACAAGTTACATCATATGAAGGAAGTCATCAATAAGCTATTTGTGGCCTTGCTTTCGACTAAAGACGCATCCAGCAGTAACACCATTGACTGTAGTGGTCATTATAGGGAAGAGTTTAAGGAGGAAGATAGATGTTCTCAAGATTGAATTTCCAAGATACTCTGGTGATGATCCAACTAAATGGTTCAAAGAGTGGAATAATTTTTCCAATATCAAGGCACCATGGcagcacaaaaaaatatataattcaatgaGGGTGAATCGAAAAAAATTTATGGAGGGTGaatcgaaaaaaaaacaactttaaaaattatcttagacataccaaaaattaaatgagaatgaaatcgaaacaaaaatataattcaatgaattgttccaaaaaaatataacaaaaaaatcagggtctaaataaaaaatacatagatGTATAGGAGTTGACTTGAAAAATCGGGTGGCAGGGCacaaacattgaaaattaaaaaggaaaaaaagaaggaaaaaaaaaaaaccagatacAAATTAGACCTCTCATCAATGCACGCGCCACATATCAAATGAGGAGATACTGAGACGAAGCTGAAGCCACGTTGGAAGGGCCTTTTTGGCCGCTGAAATTAATTGCATATGCTGTTTAAAGACGACCAAGTAGATGATGCATGCTCAACATgtgtctatattttttttaggtagtAAAATACTCAAATAAACCCATTCCaaccaatttataaaaaaataatcagcaCTCAGAAGCATGTGTCTTGTGTTACTTGTCTTTGAGCTCTCTCTTGACACAACATAAATGAATTCAACATCATGATTATGTCTACCAGCAAATACATACTACTTCTTAGACAAGAAGCATCTTGATTTAAGTTTTGAAAGTAGTACATAAACAATAAAACTAAACAATAAAGTTGTAATCCTCACTACCTTATCTTTAGGGATAAAATGTTTAACAACAATGATGAATCAAGGATAAgctaatataaataatttatgatcatAATTCGAAAGGTAAAATTGTATAAGtaaaataggaaaaacaaattctGGATGAGATCAAAATAGGGATAAAGATTTGATCATAAGAGATTAGGGTGGTATTTGACATTGTGAtccaatcatatattttttaatttttttagtttttaatttatttatgtttttagatcgttttgatgtgtttcttttaaaaataaaattttaaagataaatttttaaattaaaacatttttaaaaaaatctataccAACACTACCAAAAATTCGCTAAATACCaacagatttaccgacggaatatttctgtcggtattttgaggtcgaaattaccgacaACCACTTTCCGTCTGTAATTCTGTCTGTAATTACGGACGGAAACTTTTCCGTCGGTAGTTatcgactgaattacggacggaaaagttttcaaattaaaaaaaaaagcgggTCGCTGACATGGAGGTTTTGGCAGGGGTTTTTTTCCGatagaatcaccgacggattcaaaATGATAGACTGTACAGTGCCTGTACAGTGATGCGACCGGTTTCACCGGATTTGAAATTgcagatccgtacggtgacgtgtcTATGTTTCCGTCAGAATCACCGACGTAATAACCGATGGAGTTTCCGTCTGTGAAACCGTctgaaaaagttaatatatgacagctctgccgaccctctcatcccctatttctccttcttcttcctcatcccaactctccccatctgcaaacaactaGCCCCCCTTCCCccccctcaaaaaaaaaaaaatcttcctcatatcagcacaacaagttatatttcttgaagttttgtggtcacagcatccgtgttctgatttaccaacggattttatcaatttttgtaagtaattatatctttttaaattttaacatt
This window contains:
- the LOC133673032 gene encoding cytochrome P450 71AU50-like encodes the protein MAWILTALALIALASFLRAWFSKRKIKDCKLPPGPIGFPIFGSLHLLGKFPHHDLHQLAKKYGPIMYMRLGLVPTVVVSSPRAAELILKTNDLVFASRPPNEAAKHFSYEQKNLSFAPYGSYWRNVRKMCTLELLSNHKINSFMSTRKEELDLLIDYIKDASRERAAVDLSAKVSSLSADISCRMVFGKKYMEKEFDEKGFKPVIHEGMRLAASFNLGDYIPPIAPLDLQGFTKRMKAVGKVFDDFLEKIIDEHIQFKDENRTKDFVDVMLDFLGSEETEYRIGRDNIKAIILDMLVGSLDTSATAIEWTLSELIKHPRVMKKVQKELEEKIGMDRMVEESDLEGLEYLHMVIKEAFRLHPVAPLLIPHESMEDCTVDGFLIPQKTRVIVNVWAIGRDQSAWTDANKFIPERFAGCNIDVRGRDFQLLPFGSGRRGCPGMHLGLTMVRQIVAQLVHCFVWELPNNMLPEELDMTEEFGLATPRANHLCATPTYRLHL